One stretch of Harmonia axyridis chromosome 1, icHarAxyr1.1, whole genome shotgun sequence DNA includes these proteins:
- the LOC123678491 gene encoding 28S ribosomal protein S11, mitochondrial, producing MALQNVFFNWNRILCSFESLASIQKKLLHCTFVNMRDVVDRKEMLRSLPKLDEGTAGEKSEEMDLLLRDKHSMFPTKDTTNQLFNGIRFRDLPIFNIKSSPNNTIITLTNSKGEAQMLRSCGIEGFKNTRKGTNIAAQATAITIGTKAYNKGIKTVRVRVRGIGPGRMSSIKGLQMAGLQVVSITDNTPVSWNPPRPRKQRKL from the exons ATGGCTCTGCAAAATGTATTTTTTAATTGGAACAGGATTTTGTGTAGTTTTGAATCACTAGCATCTATACAGAAAAAACTTTTACATTGTACTTTTGTTAATATGAGAGATGTTGTGGACAGAAAAGAAATGCTTCGTTCACTTCCAAAACTTGATGAAGGTACAGCAGGTGAAAAATCTGAAGAAATGGATTTATTACTCAGAGA CAAGCACAGTATGTTTCCTACCAAAGATACTACCAATCAATTGTTCAATGGAATAAGATTTCGTGATTTGCCTATTTTCAACATTAAGTCGTCTCCTAATAACACAATAATTACTCTAACAAATAGTAAAG gaGAAGCTCAAATGCTTAGATCATGTGGTATTGAGGGTTTCAAAAATACTAGGAAGGGAACAAATATAGCTGCTCAAGCTACTGCTATAACCATAGGAACG AAAGCATATAACAAAGGGATAAAAACAGTGAGGGTACGAGTTAGAGGTATTGGACCTGGACGAATG TCTTCAATCAAAGGTCTTCAAATGGCAGGTCTGCAAGTTGTTTCAATTACTGATAATACACCAGTGTCTTGGAATCCACCACGACCTAGAAAACAAAGGAAACTGTAA